The genomic window ccgggcgccgcactgctccgggtgtgtgctcacagtgtgtgtgtgtgtgtgtgtgtgtgtgtgtgtgtgttcactgctctgtgtgtgtgcatttcggatgggttaaatgcagagcacaaattctgagtatgggtcaccatacttggctgaatgtcgcttcactttcactttttcactttcaaatatttatgttgttttgcacattgaaaaaaaaggtaTAACCTCTCAGATATAAATGTACTTTACAAGCTCAACAGTAAAAGTACtagtaaataaatattgatattgatacAGATTTTTTCCTTCAAGTTTCCGAAAGCCGTTCAATCGGAAATATAGTTTAAACAGTtccaaatagattaaaaaaataaataaatctgtaatttGGAATCATTAATGCATGAGTACTTCACGAATCATTCCAAAACTCAACTGTACATGCACATATTCCCCTGATATCAACAGGGATCTGAAACCAAAACAGACCGGACAAGACTTGGAGAAGGAAAACTGGAATGACTTCCATCTGCTGAAGTTTTCCACGGCTGTCAACCTGAACTGAACTCTTGCTTAAAGCTGTGTTTAGTTCCAAGCCTCACTCAAAGATAAACAATGTGCTTTCATACTCCCATCATACTCCATTAGAAAATGCACTCGGTAGGAACTGTGTAACCCAGGAGCAAGACGAAAGAATGCTCACTTtactgaattattcatttaaaggTGCACCATGAAACACACAGGACGTTCACTTTCAGTAAATAGCCCCAACCAACATGGTCATATCATATTAGGTGATTAAAtaagattattttgtgtatttaatgtACTCTAATGAAATATGGcacacatatttttttcaatatttttcaatatGATCACCAAATCAGAaagatttccgaaggatcatgtgacactgataaaAATCCAGCttcgatcacagaaataaatgacatcttcaaaggtttttaaaatagaaaacagttcttttaaattttaataatgtttcacGATATTAacaaatttactgtatttttttaatcaaataaatgcagctttggtgagcatgagagacttcttttaaaaacattacaaaacatcTTATGATTGATTGTGTATAGTGCACTCACACAAGAACAATGATGACAATAATTCCTCTTTTAATGTAAAATGACATACAGTACGTGGCAGGAAATGCATTGGTGAATtcctaaaaattattaaatgatttaaattccATTATTAATTGTAAACACAAACTTgcaatactgcaataaaataaaaaatataatacagccAATGTcataatatttacaaaagttaatgtctctataatttaaatgaaatgcttcTTAATGCATCTGAAGTTCTGAGGCAGTCCTTACACTGAGATAAAGACAGGAACAATCATTAAATTATAAAGAAACAACATTGATTATCATATAACTGTGGTGAATATCTTAAATATCAAAAGCACATAAAAGACCATATTGGCTTCCAGTGAACTGTTGGATCCTGATCAGTGCAACAGACAGATCTGCTTTGTTCATCCAAGAGGATTatacaatattaaacaaatatcttTTTAATATAAAGTTATGGCATTATGAAACAATCTAAAAATGCTGGAAAAGTTTTCAAAATGACGAATTCCTAAAAATAGTCCACTGTGTCTGGATCTGTTGAGAGATACGGCTTCCTGTAAAACAAATGAGAGAAACACAGATTCATTTAAATTacacttcatttcaacatttattctctTTTTAGATTTTGACGCAAAGCATGCTTAAAACTCGAAATCTGCTGAAACTCAGATTAATGCTTTTTATATTAAGTACAATTTGctttcataatatttcataatatttattaaattaatttaaactgtttGGTGAATGTAGTCGATCTCTAAAACTGTTGTTAAAGACGAAGAATATCGATGTTATAGCTGTAGTtcttgtataataaatatttgtattgaaaTTGAACAAAAATCTGGTGTATAGTAATGTCAGataccttatttatttatgtatgcatgtacatttttgacaaaattacCTGTTGGATTTTAAGGAATTTATTCTGTAATGTCCAACTCAAACGATCATTTTATTAAGAGAGCGTGGTTATTTTTCATTGTGCTGTTTAGAATTAATTTTAGAGTTTACTGTAGACATTTGTGGAGTAATCTATAAAcctttgtgtgtttgtatattatatCAGTCTTCACCAGTGCTGTTATATTCCAACAACAACTGCAAAGAATCCATTTCCAGATTAAGTCATGCTCTTACTCCAGTGCTGATGTGGCTTCAGATACTCTCCGTTTATGTTCACATAAACCTTCATTTGTCATTCCTGACATCACCTAGCCTTTGTGTAGCCTGCTGCTCCCCTAAAGCGCTTGATCCTGGGAAAAACACGGTCTGCGTGACGTAAGTTTGCATTCCTGGCTCATGGACTCTGTTCCCAGCGAGAGCGAGACGGAGAGCACACAAGAGTCCCTCCTCGTCCACACACGCCTGCTGTAATCAACACCAGATGTCCCGGCGGGTCAGAAGTCAGCAGACACAGCCTCGACAGAATGAcacagtctgtgtttgtgtctgtgttagTAAGCAAGTGCATGTGGTCGGTGTTTGTGTAAGAGCCGTGCTGATGATGATGTGCAGGTCAACAGACAAtactgctgtttattaatatgtcAGAGGTCCACTTCACGTCTATTTGACAATCTAGGCACTTGACAAGAGTGTGCCATgatatttatgtgttttattattacagtaatcagaaatatattccttgagcagcaaatcagtttattagaagatcatgtgacactgaagactggaggaatgatgctggaaatacagctgcacattacagaaataaattaaacttaatagatattcaaacagaaaaacgCTGTTTGGAAGTGGAATATTATTTCACGATATTAcattttgttctgtattttttattaaatgaatgcagcttTTTGTGAGCAGAcgagatttcttttatttatttttaatgcataaatcTTGGTAAGCCTTTGAAtggtacattattattattattattattattattattattattattattattattattattattattattattattattcacactgATTGCGTTCCATAAACAGTCTCAATATGTACTGAGACActagataatatttttttttagactaaTAACTATTTCTACTGGCAGCAGAATGTCATTGCTTTTGTAGTTTTTTGCACATCCCAACATCAAATGTAGTGTCTTTTTGCTCCTTTTTCCTGGTTATCTAAAAAGCATCagcatgaaatattaaatatgtatcatATTACAGTTCAGATCTCAATAAAGGAATGATCACAACATAGTTTCACTAAAGTATGCACAGGGAACTCTGATCCTGACTCGACTCAGAGGGGCTTTCCTCTGGAAATAAAGAAGGAGGTAACCTTATGTCATTTGACAGCTCCAGGAAATGATGCCTTACACATTACATTACAGCGTGTGACGCATGTGAACGCATGATGTCTTCATGTCTTGTCTTGCCACACTTCCCAGTGAGTCATGTGTGTTTTTCCCCTTTCAAATCAGCACAGCTTTATCACATCCAGTGCTGCGGACCCCCGTTCTGTTCAAGTTTCATGTGACTGATATGAAGCCAGTGTTTCGTTGTACAGTTTTGAAATGTTATCACAACCGTTTATGTCTAAGACTCTTCGCCATTACTCGGAAACAACCTGAATTCAGCCTGAAATATGACGTGTGAATGTAAATAATCAAGAAATGCACGACATCTGTTACAGATCTGtgctgaaaatgtaatatttgcaaGCTAGTGCAATGAGTTTCCTGTTATAACCACTAGACAGCTGTCCATGTACTGCGAATATGTGCTGACTAGGTTCTAGAACTTGTGTAGTTTTCACCAGGTTTGGACTAAGTCTTGAGTAAAGGAGGGAGTAATAATTCTACTGTACTTACTTAAATTCTATTCATTATATTTGGCCAGTGTCCACTTTCTTGCCTCCATCTGCAAGCAAACGATGAAAAGACAGATTCTTCTtgttaaaagctttaaaacaaacatgttacacaacattaaatcatttatataacAGTTAATGTAATAGTTCTGGTGAAAAATGTTGGTTTAAGTGTGAATAAGTTTAAGAAAGCTGACATCAAGTAAATATCAAGTAAAGTTTCTTTgagcatttgaatgtttttagtgCAATGGCTCCCCCTTCTGGTCAAAATTTACTGAATTCAATAAAAACTAAAGCATGTTGATCTgcaaaatactaaaacaacattGTTAGAGCATGTAtgtgtaaaattaatatatttgaattgcatataaaatatatgtcTTTTAAATTGATATGATGCATATTTGTTAGTCATACAGAAACAATTAAGATTTCTGTAAtagtactaataaaataaatatgtttgaaaAAAACAATAACCAGGTTTCTACATTATCAGATATATTATTGTTGCTGCTTGTTTGCCATATTTAAACCACATTcatgctttttacaaaataaaatatattttattatgaggctaagcaatatgaataaatgcattttgaaaatatgatttaaatataaaattaagtagatgcaaatatttaataatacactactgcagggccgtgcacaggggGGTGGCCCGGTGGCCAGAGCCACTGCCCCTCTGCCCTCATCGACTGAGGTGCCCCTTTTCCCCACCGCTGCGCTCAAAGCATTCCGTTGATTCTGCGAATCCGCTCCAGGTTTTCCCGCTCGCTCCGCACTCCGCAGCATCaccaggccggtgacacactggatgcgtggcgcaagcgtctcagccgcgtggcgtgtcggtttttaattcggctcccatgttaacaggttagagcttacagaccgcctgcgtgaaacgcttgcttgctagaaatagaaccgacgcctatttttacccgcgacacgcgcgcgtgttggaagcttttccaggctaaatataataggaaaatgtgtttaaatgtcattttgtacacaaatacatatgaattcctgatattttgatatttgaaagtctataggttgacataaattcagatataaatgtaattaaaaaaataataatagtaataattatcgattttcaaatattgcacctgtcaaacataatctatttcgccgtcaatattttgacggtgtcctttatcagtaggcgtaggtgtgtagaaaaaagtatatattgttgtaatgaagacatgagcctggtctgtcaacggtctccccctacagcagcagcgcgccagcgccgcgtcaggcacgcttctggtgtgtaaagacacaaccacgcttctgggacgcttcagacacgcggcgctcacgccatgcagccagtgtgtcaccggcctcacAGTATGTGTCTGCGGCGCTTGTGAACACGACAGTTCACGAAAGCTGTCGCTTTAACAGATAGGCTATGCAAGACAGTGGTTGAATCTGCGAAATtagtcatttgtgttttttttttttttttttttttttttttgatttatgtCGGTAATGTTTTGTGCTCTTGGTCTTCTACTAGTGCTAACAACTTGTACAACATATCCACGTTCTAAGAAGCTGCTTgtctaatcaaattataattgtactctgatcagatcagatctaatacaaataactacattttctgttgttggcacactttgtagacaaggcaaccataaaaaaacaacaaaaaaacaatgccttCACAAAAAGAAgacggagacagagagagaaagagggaaggGAGGCTGCTAAAGGCAGTTCAACATTGCAAACATGGATTCAAAGCTCCAGCAAGCCAGCAGGTTAAATCATCATATAGAACAGTAAGCAGACAGTTTGTCTGTTTAATTATTGTAAGTATatctcccattataatcacttgTCTTAGTTGAGACTAACACATCATAGGCTCTAAATGAGATGTATATATAGATTTAGGCTGTATGCTAATATGAAATTAAAGGTCTATTACTTATTACTCCATTGAAGATGAGGCAGAGGCAGGCTCAGAGAGTGATGGAGAGCCCATTCACCATCAGCCAAATCAGACACTTACAGGTAAGTGTTGTTAAACTGGCTGACAATAAAGGATTCTGAATATGCTAGAGTTTTATAACAAGAAAGATagacattaaattatttgaatggaagagtaattatattacaagaacatacatttaattagcacTAAAGCCtaacaattgtatttaaaatatgattgtaaCAGGTTTGTTATTCATTCTCTATATTAAGATGAAAATGCCTCAGAATCAATTCAACAGAGTAAAAGTGAAGGTCTTGgaactgagccagagacagaaaaATTTCAGAATTAGAAAGAAAGGCAATACAATGAGACAGAGAGGGAAGAGAACAGGAAGAAATGGAGAGTGAGGCAGCCACAGCCATGTATACAAGGGAGAAAAAGCCAGAAGACTTTGAGTTTTTGCTTCAGTTACAAAATCCATCAGATCCTGCTCATGTAAAGAAATACAATGTAACATACAATGTGGCCTCAAATTCAGTAGGACCCTGCTGTTCCCAAAAAATGATCAAGGACGTTCGTTTCAGGGACAGTGGTATGAAGAACACCCCTGGTTAGAGTATTCTCCTGAGAATGATGCTATGTACTGTTTCACCTGTAGGCTTTTCATGAacgatgaaaaatgtatttgagcgtgtactgtcttcttttttaattgtacattttgtaataactggATAATTTGTGTTAACAAGCAACCACCCCCTTAGTGCCCCTTTTTTTGGTTTAggccactgcccctcaaaatgtctgtgcacggccctgcacTACTGCACTTTTTTTGAGTGCAGAAATAGTTTTACTATTCATGCATGACTGTTTATTTACAATAACACTGTGTAATCCAAATTAATGGAattttttatatgcaattcaatgatataaatcataaatgtaggcctaaatatttattaatttattaattaaatatttattattattattttttttttttagagcagaTTGTAATTTTTTCCAGCACCTGTGGTTTGGATTAATCACTATAAATGTGCAATATCTGACTCACACCCAGGTCCAGATATAAACCATGACTCAGAGTCAGAAGAATACTAACAGATGTTTAGTGGTTACCTTTGGCCATCCAGTTTTCTAGATCTTCCATTTCCAGCTCCATCACTGATGGGATGTCATCATCAAACATGGGCCTGAgggaaaaatacacatttatactcatgtttgtattcattttattatcaTGCATAAATGTCAGACAGTAAATTTCTATCAGATGCATAAAAAAGGCATGCaggcatttttttattaaataagctGTGTTTATGTGGGCAGTTTATTATGAGGTGGAATTTATTTTTGCATGCCTATGGCAGATTTTTATCTTTAAAGAGGAACCAACTAACAGTGAGCAGCTTTTGTGCAGCATCATTACTAATAAGTGTGAACAACAGTCTGAACTGCCAAAACACAAGAGCCATTTAAAAGTTATGTTgtcttaaaagaacagttcacccaaaaatgaaaagttgcttATTTTCTCACTCTCatcagatgagtttgtttctacgTCAGGTTTTtttgaaatgcagcattgcatcagtgtctcatcaacacaagtgttattatggattatagaaatcatcttaatgctggatgtgtttcatcttttgtcttctccagatgttcactgatggactggagtgctgtggattattgggatgtttttatcagactctcattctgacggcacccattcactgcagcgcatccattgatgagacactgatgcagtgctacatttctacaaacctgatgaaactcatctacatctttgatgaccCGAGGAGGAGTACATTTTAACAAGGCTACACTATTATGTAATTgcttaatgtttgaaaataaatactgAGGGTATGGTCTTAAATTCAAAGTCATTGAAAAATTGTCTTAAAAAGACGTTTTTAGCATACTTTtttgtatgcatatttttttgtacCCAAGTTCATTGTGGGTTTTATGTGTCTTACACAAATGCACattcgtacacacacacacacacacacactggctttGCACATCTGTGTAAGCCACATATTTGCTAAAAGGAActaagaaacaaactaaactactGAAACACTTCCAGCAGATAGAAACACAACATGCTCTTAAAAGCCTGTACTTACATTGGCACTTTTTCGTGGTCTTCATGATCCAGATTAGGATCTTCTTTAGtttctttggaaaacaaaaaagATGAGAAAACATGATAAAAAATGATGTTTTCCTTCATTTATCGCTGAGTTTGAGCTGCTTTCTAGTGAACTGTAAACAATGAAAGGAGAAAggaaatatatttgatatatataagTCTCAGAGcgagtgtgtgggtgtgagtgcgtgcgtgtgtgtgtgtgtgtttgtgtgtgtgcgagtgtgtgtatgtgtgtgtgtgtgtgtgtgtgtgtgtgtttgtgtgtgtgcgagtgtgtgtatgtgtgtgtgtgtgtgtgcgagcgagtgtgtgtgcgtgcgagtgtgtgtgtgtgtgtgtgtgtttgtgtgcgtgcgagtgtgtgtgtgtgtgtgtgtgtgtgcgagtgtgtgtgtttgtgtgcgtgcgagtgtgtgtgtgtgtgtgtgtgtgtttgtgtgcgtgcgagtgtgtgtgtgtgtgtgtgtgtttgtttgtgtgcgtgcgagtgtgtgtgcatgcgagtgtgtgtgtgtgtgtgtgtgcgtgcgagtgtgtgtgtttgtgcatgcgagtgtgtgtgtgtgtgcgagcgagcgagtgtgtgtgtatgtttgtgtgtgtgcgtgtgtgtgtgtgctagcgAGTGTAtatatgtgagtgagtgtgtgtgtgtgtgtgtgtgtgtttgtgctagcGAGTgtatatatgtgagtgtgtgtgtgtgtgtgtgtgagagagagagagtgtgtgtgtgtgtgtgtgtgtgtgtgtgtgtatcatatcaggacacaactctgtataatgtcatgggtatgacacaggtattacaaggagagggtgacttatgagcacataacccatgtccccatttttcaaaacacttataaatcatacagaatgagtttttttgagaaagtaaaaatgcacaaagtttcctgtgagggttagggttaggtgtagggttggtgaagggccatagaatatacagtttctacagaataaaaaccattacacctgtgGGAtgaactttacacaaaaacaaacgtgtgtgtgtgtgtgtgtgtgagagagagagagagagaagtaaagCAGAGTATACAAATGCGTCTCAGTAGGTTTAGTAAACATTTACTAATGTGCATCCATTCAGATTTCTTCCTAACAGACTGTTATCACGTTCACCTTCAGGTTTTATGCACATCTGTAAATATTTGTGTCTTTCAGATAAACACGTAAACACCGCACTAGCTGATGTTTTTACTGGTTATTTAGAGTCTGTAAGTCTATTAGTTTGAATGCACTTAACATACCAGCTCTTATTCTCCTCCTGCGGTAGATGATGACTACACACACGATCACAGCGATGATGACGAGTGTGAGAACCAGAGGAATGATGATCATGATTACTGGGTTGAGATCCTCAATGTCTGCGTCTGTCACTGTCTTTGGCTCTGCGTCTGCGTCTGtatttgtctctttctctttctctgtagtCGGCTCTGATTCCTGATTATTAACTGAGTCACTGCTTGGTGTGGTGACTACATCCAAGAAACCTACAGCAGAACAAGATTTAAGTTAAACTTTTTAGAAAAGTCACTGTAAAAGTAGATCAGATAAAgcttaaaatggttattttatcaTCTGAGAAGATGAATACGTACTCGAGCGCCTGCCATCTCCAGAGCCGTCCCCATGATTATCTTTAAAGCAATGAATAAATCATGAAAAAACATGGAAACAAGCATTGATACATAAAACATTATCTCTGTACATTAGTTATATGGCCTTTGATGTGTCTGCACAATGATATTTGTTACAATCAggttcatattttatatataaatgtttttttaaggaaGGCTCTTCTcttctaatattgtgaaatattgatataatgtaaaacatctgttttctgtgtgaatctgtgttaaagtgtaatgtatttctgtgatgctccgctgtattttcagcatcattcctccagtcttcagtgtcacatgatcttcagaaatcatgaaaatatgatgatttaagaaacatttctgattattatcaatgttgaacacagttgtgctgcacaatatttttgtggaactgtAATACACTAATTTCAGAATGTAAACGTAATTCCGAGACATTTCACACTGTGGGGTTAATTCTGCAAacgtgcactgtaaaaaataagtgtaattttaactgtaaaattttgtaaaaacgctacggaaaaaaactgataataggttaacagtaagttcccgtactatatacagggaaaaactgtaaaagatctaacaaagcatttaatgtaaatttacagtaaaattctgttaattatacagcttttagaagtaaaaaaagaacaaatcaatgtataatttacagtctaaaactgtaaactgatattcccagaattccctgcgtgacactccacgtttgaaagtattttgtttaaataatcatgtttttaaatagttcttgttatcagttatgtacatttgagctttatgttacatcttctgttgcttaatgaaagttttttgcattatttaagtatcacgtgtgttaccatgatggtgttttgtgtttccataaatgtgcaccttctatatgttaatatatacttctgcttgtggtgaagctacttttgatgagctttgatacttcatgtggctttctcttatacagtaccatctttattattatggtggttgtcagtattttcaaggtacaaaacagatttaattttgtgtgttgttgaatttactggtttatattcacattttcttgtttgtaaattacagctttatattgtaaaattaacagtttttgacgtaaatgtgtttacagttttctgtatttttacaaaattattctggcaaccacagctgccaaaaagtttttgtaaaaacaacaataatttttttacagtgtgggaaCACAAGTCTATCAGTGGTTTCTGGTTTAAGAGATGCTCTGAGTCTGAGACATGACACACTTTTGCTAAAAACTCTTTCAGATTACAGAAGCACTTCTTGGTTAATTTAGCAGGAGAAACGTTAATCTTAATTTTAAACGATATTGGGTATTGTCATTTGACATCAATCATTCTGTTATCACCATAATATTACTAATATCTGAtatattgcacagccctaattatATCAATTTGATTCTTACCTGGGTTTTCTTCTTCACCCTCTGCTTTGACATCTAACACTGTTTTAAATGTAGAAACAGATTTATGAGTGAAGCATAAAACAAACACATGGCAGACATAATGTACAAACTATTGCTTCAAACTTAAATCTTTTACAAAAATAAGGTCCATGATTCTCTCCTTTTCAAACAGTGCATCTTATATAATCCTTAAAAGTAATTATTAGAACCTAAAATGAACATATTAATAGctaaatgtattttgaaacatCCCTGTGAGAACTTAAACTCATTGTTTTCTAGAGAAGCAATAACCACAAAAACAGTGAATTAGAGAAGTCTGTAACATCGGATAGAAATGATCAGGTGATCATCATCAGCAGATACTCACAGTCTTCAGTCTCTGTCTCTTCATTGTCTTCACATTGGACTGTAATGAGATGCAACTTAATTACTTTACACATTTAAGAAGTGACTTTAAAGAAGCTTCATCTAGAGTTTTATACGAGGTTCAGCTGAGGCCTGTTTCAGTTCAGAAAGATGTTTTCTGAGCATCAGTCTCCAAATCTACCAGAGATTACAAACAGTCCGTTTTTCCATTATTAATAAAGACTCATTTAATGGTTCATTAACATTCATTTAACTATAAGCATGTTTGTTCATTAAACAGTATCTAATTTTTATGTTGACTACTAACATTAAGATTAACAAATGTgttaaaagtgttgtttttatgTTAGCTGTTATATTAACTACTATAAACACATAATACGTCACTGGGAAGTGTTACTAAAGACATCTACCTTtaatttataaaagcacaactaATTCTGTGTTTAATGTGAAAGTGACTGGAAAGTGTGAGCAACATCTCAACGTCTCAACTAAAACATAACCTTTATAATGCATATCAAAATTCATATTCAGAAGAGAGATAGTGTGAGATAAAAAGGAGGAAACGAATAATCAGCAACGAGGAAACAAGAGGAAGATAGATTTGTCCTGATATTATCTCTGTTCGTCGGCAACGACGAGAGCTGTTTTGTGCTTTGCATTAAAACAAATCCAACTAAATGAGTCAAAGAACTAGTTATAAGCTGATCTGATCACCTTGTCTATTTTATCATTGTGCATTGTGGTCAAGAGATATGACAGGTCATTTGAATGTGCTCAGTCTAAAATGTTTTGACGAGGAGAGCAGACAGAAGAGAGTTACTGTAGGTGTAGCTGGGGAAaataaaagagagcgagagagagagagataggattCAACATAAAACTGTGAGCACCTACCAGATCCAGTCCAGCTAGCTGTCAATACCAGAAGCAGGAATAGTGTAGGATTCATCCTCGATGGAAGCACTAGACAGTGAGCCAGACTCAGTGCATAGTGACGCCTTCATGACATCCTGCTTCCTCTTTCAGACCTGATTCACCTTcctaagaaaaaaacacacaccctcTCGTTCTCTCCCTCGGATGTGATGCAATCAAGCAGTGAGCTTGTTACCACAAGCCAAGCTGTTTCTGAGTTAGCTGTGAAAACACATTCCTGCGAATATGGTGTGTGATCTTGAGGGTAAAACCAGAAGAGCTCAGTAAACAGCTTTAGACACAAAGACTTTAAACAGACTGAGAGAGAAATGTGAAATGTGTGAGTGTATACACCGCTACAGCGGTCTCGGTCAAAACATGTTACAGACTTCAttacataaaaatgcaaataactcTATGAATACATGAGTAGATTTTTGTAGCATGTGGATTTTAAGAAACTGAAGCTGTCAGGGCCACGATGTTATAAATAACTGAGTATTATCATGGTGCAAATATATAAGTACATGAATACCACAGAGTGAGATctgttggatatatatatatatatatatatatatatatatatatatatatatatatatttatatatttatatatttatatatatattttttaagattattgtaaaaaataacaaaatcacagtattaaattatatttaaaaatctcaAGTTTTAGTAACAGTATTGCAAATATTGCTAAATGAATTAACctcatataaaaatgtaatctatattgatattatatatattgggTCTCCGTATACAATTTGAATCTTAAacaaacataatatatttaaCCTACCCATGTTCTGTTATTTAtaagtgaatttttttattttaactcctattaatatttttttttcaccttttatcCAACATTATCTTTTTTCTTTAACTACATTTGGAAATCATGAATTTAATTCATATAATGAAACAAACTTAAAGGAAACTTGCTATTTGAGTTTCAAGACACATGCAAGTTTGGTCATCTAGTGACGAAATCTGACGGGCTTTTTGTGCTGAT from Carassius auratus strain Wakin chromosome 1, ASM336829v1, whole genome shotgun sequence includes these protein-coding regions:
- the LOC113107890 gene encoding transmembrane protein 154-like yields the protein MNPTLFLLLVLTASWTGSVQCEDNEETETEDLLDVKAEGEEENPDNHGDGSGDGRRSSFLDVVTTPSSDSVNNQESEPTTEKEKETNTDADAEPKTVTDADIEDLNPVIMIIIPLVLTLVIIAVIVCVVIIYRRRRIRAETKEDPNLDHEDHEKVPMPMFDDDIPSVMELEMEDLENWMAKDGGKKVDTGQI